The Anastrepha ludens isolate Willacy chromosome X, idAnaLude1.1, whole genome shotgun sequence genome includes a window with the following:
- the LOC128869534 gene encoding uncharacterized protein LOC128869534 — MDSIFPTFLSFTGMASCLQKSEAQKRKIDCLSLSQEKIWKNCWGYKKIESSTGDAIAAEIHNFLCKWKLDDLVEIVSFDTTAANTGVNNGAAFLLEIRLGQNLLSFPCRHHVSELLVKAVFELNYGKSSAPEVPLFNRFSNSWKNINSKSFKSGISENEVRKVFTIAEVEIFKNFCLTALNSHHSCRL; from the exons ATGGATTCAAT ATTCCCGACGTTTTTGTCCTTCACTGGGATGGCAAGCTGCTTGCAGAAATCCGAGGCACAGAAAAGAAAGATAGATTGTCTCTCGTTGTCACAggagaaaatatggaaaaactgctggggatacaaaaaaattgaaagttcaaCGGGAGATGCAATAGCtgcagaaatacataattttttgtgcaagtGGAAGCTCGATGATTTAGTGGAAATTGTATCATTTGATACAACAGCTGCTAATACGGGAGTTAATAATGGAGCAGCGTTCTTGCTTGAAATAAGGTTGGGCCAAAATCTACTTTCCTTTCCCTGTCGTCACCATGTTAGTGAGTTGCTAGTCAAAGCAGTGTTCGAACTAAATTATGGCAAATCATCAGCACCGGAAGTTCCCTTATTCAATCGTTTCTCTAACAGCTGGAAAAACATTAATTCTAAGTCATTCAAAAGTGGAATATCGGAAAATGAAGTTCGGAAAGTCTTTACAATAGCTGAagtggaaatatttaagaatttttgtctAACTGCATTAAATAGTCACCACTCGTGCCGattataa